A single window of Kitasatospora sp. HUAS MG31 DNA harbors:
- a CDS encoding polysaccharide deacetylase family protein — MKRRLLLSVAGVSLLTASAGCGPAPDPAGDINAGATPEPPASPGPAAPPAPSPSPTPLNVASPSLAPPTRKPRLAAPPLFSLPSEDKLVALTLDDGPDPTHTPTVLKILHDYGIRATFFLVGENVSAHRSLVTDIAQQGHHIANHTWSHPDLRQLSATAVRDQLERTSDLLQELTGKPPTWFRAPGGDFSNNALSACADLGMRPMGWSVDPRDWARPGTAKITSRVLEEIGPGSIVLNHDGGGDRSQTVAALKTYLPVLLDGGYRFTAPR; from the coding sequence ATGAAGCGCAGACTGCTCCTGAGCGTCGCCGGGGTGAGCCTGCTGACCGCCTCGGCCGGCTGCGGCCCCGCCCCGGACCCGGCCGGCGACATCAACGCGGGCGCCACCCCCGAGCCTCCGGCCTCCCCGGGCCCGGCCGCACCCCCCGCCCCGAGTCCCTCGCCCACCCCGCTCAACGTGGCCAGTCCGTCCCTCGCCCCGCCGACCCGCAAGCCACGGCTAGCCGCGCCGCCGCTCTTCTCGCTGCCCTCCGAGGACAAGCTGGTGGCGCTCACCCTGGACGACGGCCCCGACCCCACCCACACGCCGACGGTGCTGAAGATCCTCCACGACTACGGGATCCGGGCCACCTTCTTCCTGGTAGGCGAGAACGTGTCCGCCCACCGCTCCCTGGTCACCGACATCGCCCAGCAGGGCCACCACATCGCCAACCACACCTGGTCCCACCCGGACCTGCGGCAGCTGTCCGCCACCGCCGTCCGGGACCAGCTGGAGCGCACCTCGGACCTGCTCCAGGAGCTGACCGGAAAGCCTCCGACCTGGTTCCGGGCGCCCGGCGGCGACTTCTCCAACAACGCCCTGTCGGCCTGCGCGGACCTGGGCATGCGGCCGATGGGCTGGTCGGTGGACCCGCGGGACTGGGCGCGGCCCGGCACCGCGAAGATCACCAGCCGGGTGCTGGAGGAGATCGGGCCCGGCTCGATCGTGCTCAACCACGACGGCGGCGGCGACCGCTCGCAGACCGTGGCGGCCCTGAAGACCTACCTCCCGGTCCTCCTCGACGGCGGCTACCGCTTCACCGCCCCCCGCTGA
- a CDS encoding trypsin-like serine peptidase codes for MARGQARAVRTRRAAALAVLAGVLLGTGACVPGSGSGAAGARPPLPTATTAAPGGIGDRIGVLFQDEVGGPRMCTASVVHSPHRNLLVTAAHCVRSLARGTEEDLVFAPGYRDGKTPFGTWDVLSVVTDPHWTDDEDPDYDVAFLTVDELDGRQIEDVLGANPLGTGQGVGLDVTVTGYPNTDESPIACSTRTSGQGATQERFDCAGYTDGTSGSPWLADGGRLVGVIGGYEQGGATPETSYSVLFDDRVAALYRQASA; via the coding sequence ATGGCACGGGGGCAGGCACGGGCGGTACGGACCCGGCGGGCGGCGGCACTCGCCGTGCTGGCAGGCGTCCTGCTGGGGACCGGCGCCTGCGTCCCGGGGAGCGGGTCCGGCGCCGCCGGCGCCCGTCCGCCGCTGCCCACCGCGACCACGGCCGCCCCCGGCGGCATCGGCGACCGGATCGGGGTGCTGTTCCAGGACGAGGTCGGCGGCCCGCGGATGTGCACCGCCAGCGTCGTCCACAGCCCGCACCGCAACCTGCTGGTCACCGCCGCGCACTGCGTCCGGAGCCTGGCCCGCGGCACCGAGGAGGACCTGGTGTTCGCCCCGGGCTACCGGGACGGGAAGACGCCGTTCGGGACCTGGGACGTGCTCTCGGTGGTGACCGACCCGCACTGGACGGACGACGAGGACCCGGACTACGACGTGGCCTTCCTCACGGTCGACGAGCTCGACGGGCGGCAGATCGAGGACGTGCTCGGCGCCAACCCGCTCGGCACCGGCCAGGGCGTCGGCCTGGACGTCACCGTGACCGGCTACCCCAACACCGACGAGTCGCCGATCGCCTGCTCGACCCGGACCTCCGGCCAGGGCGCCACCCAGGAGCGCTTCGACTGCGCCGGCTACACCGACGGCACCAGCGGCAGCCCGTGGCTGGCCGACGGCGGCCGGCTGGTCGGCGTGATCGGCGGCTACGAACAGGGTGGCGCGACCCCGGAGACCTCGTACAGCGTGCTCTTCGACGACCGGGTGGCCGCGCTCTACCGGCAGGCGTCGGCATGA
- a CDS encoding NADP-dependent oxidoreductase: MAEQAVPTTGREWQLAARPHGWPTPADFALVEAPVRQPAAGEILVRNAYLSVDPYMRGRMNDVKSYIPPFQLGRAMDGGAVGRVVASAAEGFEVGDAVLHGLGWREYATLDAAHAVKVDGDLAPLSYYLGALGMPGLTAYAGLLEVASFREGDTVFVSGAAGAVGSLVGQIARLKGAKRVVGSAGSADKVARLVEEYGFDAAFNYKDAPVAEQLAAAAPDGVDVYFDNVGGDHLEAAITVANPHARFTLCGAIAQYNDTGAPTGPRNLALAIGKRLRLQGMLVGDHAALQPAFLADMAGWLKDGSLRYDETVVEGVENAADAFIGLLRGANTGKMVVKI; encoded by the coding sequence ATGGCAGAGCAGGCAGTCCCCACCACCGGCCGCGAGTGGCAGCTGGCGGCCCGGCCGCACGGCTGGCCCACCCCGGCGGACTTCGCGCTGGTCGAGGCGCCGGTCCGGCAGCCCGCGGCGGGGGAGATCCTGGTCCGCAACGCCTACCTGTCGGTCGACCCGTACATGCGCGGCCGGATGAACGACGTGAAGTCGTACATCCCGCCGTTCCAGCTCGGGCGGGCGATGGACGGCGGCGCGGTCGGCCGGGTGGTCGCCTCGGCGGCCGAGGGCTTCGAGGTCGGCGACGCCGTGCTGCACGGGCTCGGCTGGCGCGAGTACGCCACCCTGGACGCCGCGCACGCGGTCAAGGTGGACGGCGACCTCGCCCCGCTCTCGTACTACCTCGGCGCGCTGGGCATGCCCGGCCTGACCGCGTACGCCGGACTGCTGGAGGTCGCCTCGTTCCGGGAGGGCGACACCGTGTTCGTCTCCGGCGCGGCCGGCGCCGTCGGCTCGCTGGTCGGCCAGATCGCCCGGCTCAAGGGCGCCAAGCGGGTCGTCGGCTCGGCCGGCTCCGCCGACAAGGTCGCCCGGCTGGTCGAGGAGTACGGCTTCGACGCCGCCTTCAACTACAAGGACGCCCCGGTCGCCGAGCAGCTCGCCGCGGCCGCGCCCGACGGTGTCGACGTCTACTTCGACAACGTCGGCGGCGACCACCTGGAGGCCGCGATCACCGTGGCCAACCCGCACGCCCGGTTCACCCTGTGCGGCGCGATCGCCCAGTACAACGACACCGGCGCGCCGACCGGCCCGCGCAACCTCGCGCTCGCCATCGGCAAGCGGCTGCGCCTGCAGGGCATGCTGGTCGGCGACCACGCCGCGCTGCAGCCCGCCTTCCTGGCCGACATGGCCGGCTGGCTGAAGGACGGCTCGCTCCGCTACGACGAGACCGTGGTGGAGGGCGTGGAGAACGCGGCCGACGCCTTCATCGGCCTGCTGCGCGGCGCCAACACCGGCAAGATGGTCGTCAAGATCTGA
- a CDS encoding beta-ketoacyl-ACP synthase III, with translation MTASIKPASGAQFSRIHGVGGYRPVRVIPNSEVLTWIDSSDEWIRSRSGIAERRWAGPEETVAEMSVQAAGKAIAQAGIAPEQIGGVIVATVSHLKQTPAIATEIAERLGCGTAAAFDISAACAGFGYGLGLADGMVRGGSAEYVLVIGVERLSDLTDTSDRSTAFIFGDGAGAAIVGPSEAPGIGKVIWGSDGSQKDVISQTQAWDTAFAKPDAVNGAGEDVQWPALRMEGQTVFRWAVWEMAKVAQQALDAAGVTADQLGAFIPHQANMRITDAMIKALKLPESVPVARDIAETGNTSAASIPLAMESMLERGEAKSGDLALIIGFGAGLVYAAAVVTLP, from the coding sequence ATGACCGCATCGATCAAGCCGGCCTCCGGCGCCCAGTTCTCGCGCATCCACGGGGTCGGCGGCTACCGCCCGGTCCGGGTCATCCCCAACTCCGAGGTCCTGACCTGGATCGACTCCTCGGACGAGTGGATCCGCTCGCGCAGCGGCATCGCCGAGCGCCGCTGGGCCGGCCCGGAGGAGACCGTCGCCGAGATGTCGGTGCAGGCCGCCGGCAAGGCGATCGCGCAGGCCGGCATCGCGCCGGAGCAGATCGGCGGCGTGATCGTGGCGACCGTCTCGCACCTGAAGCAGACCCCGGCCATCGCCACCGAGATCGCCGAGCGGCTGGGCTGCGGCACCGCGGCCGCGTTCGACATCTCGGCCGCCTGCGCCGGCTTCGGCTACGGCCTGGGCCTGGCCGACGGCATGGTCCGCGGCGGCAGCGCCGAGTACGTGCTGGTGATCGGCGTGGAGCGGCTCAGCGACCTGACCGACACCTCGGACCGCTCGACCGCGTTCATCTTCGGCGACGGCGCCGGCGCGGCGATCGTCGGCCCGTCCGAGGCGCCCGGCATCGGCAAGGTGATCTGGGGCTCGGACGGCTCACAGAAGGACGTCATCTCGCAGACCCAGGCCTGGGACACCGCCTTCGCCAAGCCGGACGCCGTCAACGGCGCCGGCGAGGACGTGCAGTGGCCCGCGCTCCGGATGGAGGGCCAGACGGTCTTCCGCTGGGCGGTCTGGGAGATGGCCAAGGTGGCGCAGCAGGCCCTGGACGCGGCGGGGGTGACGGCCGACCAGCTCGGCGCGTTCATCCCGCACCAGGCCAACATGCGGATCACCGACGCCATGATCAAGGCTCTCAAGCTTCCCGAGTCGGTGCCGGTCGCCCGCGACATCGCCGAGACGGGTAACACCTCCGCCGCCTCCATCCCGCTCGCCATGGAGAGCATGTTGGAGCGCGGCGAGGCCAAGAGTGGCGACCTGGCCCTGATCATCGGGTTCGGGGCGGGGCTGGTCTACGCCGCCGCAGTCGTTACTCTCCCCTAG
- a CDS encoding acyl carrier protein, with translation MATKDEVLAGLAEIVNEIAGIPAEDVELDKSFTDDLDVDSLSMVEVVVAAEERFGAKIPDDEVKNLKTVGDAVDFIIANA, from the coding sequence ATGGCTACCAAGGACGAGGTCCTGGCCGGTCTCGCTGAGATCGTCAACGAGATCGCCGGCATCCCCGCCGAGGACGTCGAGCTCGACAAGTCGTTCACCGACGACCTGGACGTCGACTCGCTGTCCATGGTCGAGGTCGTCGTGGCCGCCGAGGAGCGCTTCGGCGCGAAGATCCCGGACGACGAGGTCAAGAACCTCAAGACCGTCGGCGACGCGGTGGACTTCATCATCGCCAACGCCTGA
- a CDS encoding LCP family protein — translation MTDALSRPTQSAPAGRRTRLARGAGATAAVLVLGTAAIGAWFYQRLDHNLTTFSAEGIATSRPPAGPTVAGGGRAVNVLLLGSDTRNDGNDELGGGDAGVGHSDTAILLHVYADHKHAVAVSIPRDTLVTIPACKLPDGRWTAPKANQMFNSAFTVGTSTAGNPACTQNTVEALTGLRVDHTIVVDFKGFAAMTEAVHGVDVCVPGDVNSFGIHLTKGRQTVSGQTALDYVRARHGFGDGSDIGRVKRQQAFMASLIKKVQGQGLDLTTLLPLADAATKSLTVDPGLGSAAKLAEFAQSLQDIKLADLKFVTVPWRYQGDRVALVQPDADTLWTLLRQDRTLDGRSTDQASAGPTDPAASPTASPDASATGGPATGAPTPGTTANTAPNTTPGATGNPADLAVPVTVHNATGAGGVAGRVSDELRAAGYQEVAVGPNTRVRSTTLVEYGEGRAAAAEQLARLYPGAELRAAAGTNGLVLTVGQDHGTPGAGGTTRPTTLPTTIPTGIAENVRPADTDLCSDLSFG, via the coding sequence ATGACCGACGCCCTCAGCCGTCCCACCCAGAGCGCTCCCGCCGGACGGCGGACCAGGCTCGCCCGGGGCGCCGGCGCCACCGCGGCCGTGCTGGTCCTGGGGACCGCCGCCATCGGGGCCTGGTTCTACCAGCGGCTGGACCACAACCTGACCACCTTCTCCGCCGAGGGCATCGCCACCAGCCGCCCACCGGCCGGCCCCACCGTCGCGGGCGGCGGCCGCGCGGTCAACGTCCTGCTGCTCGGCTCGGACACCCGCAACGACGGCAACGACGAGCTCGGCGGCGGCGACGCCGGCGTGGGCCACTCGGACACCGCGATCCTGCTGCACGTCTACGCCGACCACAAACACGCGGTCGCGGTCTCGATACCCCGCGACACCCTGGTCACCATCCCGGCCTGCAAGCTCCCGGACGGCCGCTGGACCGCCCCGAAGGCGAACCAGATGTTCAACTCGGCCTTCACCGTCGGCACCTCCACCGCCGGCAACCCGGCCTGCACCCAGAACACCGTCGAGGCCCTCACCGGCCTGCGGGTGGACCACACCATCGTGGTGGACTTCAAGGGCTTCGCCGCGATGACCGAGGCGGTGCACGGCGTGGACGTCTGCGTCCCGGGCGACGTCAACTCCTTCGGGATACACCTGACCAAGGGCCGGCAGACCGTCTCCGGCCAGACCGCCCTGGACTACGTCCGGGCCCGGCACGGCTTCGGCGACGGCTCCGACATCGGCCGGGTCAAGCGCCAGCAGGCGTTCATGGCCTCGCTGATCAAGAAGGTGCAGGGCCAGGGCCTCGACCTCACCACCCTGCTCCCGCTGGCCGACGCCGCCACCAAGTCGCTGACCGTGGACCCGGGCCTCGGCTCCGCCGCCAAGCTCGCCGAGTTCGCCCAGTCCCTGCAGGACATCAAGCTCGCCGACCTCAAGTTCGTCACCGTCCCCTGGCGCTACCAGGGCGACCGGGTGGCCCTGGTCCAGCCCGACGCCGACACCCTGTGGACGCTGCTCCGCCAGGACCGCACCCTCGACGGCCGCTCCACCGACCAGGCCTCCGCCGGCCCCACCGACCCGGCCGCCTCCCCCACGGCCTCCCCCGACGCCTCCGCGACCGGTGGCCCGGCCACCGGCGCCCCCACCCCGGGCACCACCGCGAACACCGCCCCGAACACCACCCCGGGCGCCACCGGCAACCCCGCCGACCTGGCCGTCCCGGTCACCGTGCACAACGCCACCGGCGCCGGCGGGGTGGCCGGCCGGGTCTCCGACGAGCTGCGCGCAGCGGGCTACCAGGAGGTGGCGGTCGGCCCCAACACCCGGGTCCGGAGCACCACCCTGGTCGAGTACGGCGAGGGCCGGGCCGCCGCCGCCGAGCAGCTGGCCAGGCTCTACCCGGGCGCGGAACTGCGGGCGGCGGCCGGGACGAACGGCCTGGTGCTCACCGTCGGCCAGGACCACGGCACCCCCGGCGCCGGCGGCACCACCCGCCCGACCACGCTGCCCACCACGATCCCCACCGGCATCGCGGAGAACGTCCGGCCCGCCGACACCGACCTCTGCTCCGACCTCAGCTTCGGCTGA
- the fabF gene encoding beta-ketoacyl-ACP synthase II, translating into MTAENRTVVVTGIGAFTPLGGDAASFWEGLTEGRSGVAALTEEWAADLPVRIAARTAVEPGEVLPRPLARKLDRSAQFALIAAREAWADAGYETPATDESSKLAPERLGAVIASGIGGVTTLLDQYDILKNQGVRKVSPHTVPMLMPNSPAANVGLEVGARAGVHTPVSACASGAEAIGYAIEMIRSGRADVVVAGGTEAAIHPLPIVAFSNMMAMSKNNDEPQRASRPYDKGRDGFVLGEGAGVVVLESAEHAAARGARVYCEAVGQGLSSDAHHIAQPEPTGAGVARAIADLFEHNDLERSEVVHVNAHATSTPQGDTAEVKALRKELGEYLDQVAISATKSMTGHLLGGAGGIETVATVLALHHRLAPPTINVDSLDDEIDADIVRGEPRKLPEGRIAALNNSFGFGGHNVVLAFRTV; encoded by the coding sequence GTGACCGCTGAAAACCGCACCGTGGTCGTCACGGGTATCGGCGCCTTCACGCCGCTGGGCGGCGACGCCGCCTCGTTCTGGGAGGGCCTGACCGAGGGCCGTTCCGGCGTGGCCGCGCTGACCGAGGAGTGGGCGGCCGACCTGCCGGTCCGGATCGCCGCGCGCACCGCCGTCGAGCCGGGCGAGGTCCTGCCCCGGCCGCTGGCCCGCAAGCTGGACCGCTCGGCGCAGTTCGCGCTGATCGCCGCCCGTGAGGCGTGGGCGGACGCCGGGTACGAGACCCCGGCCACCGACGAGTCCTCCAAGCTCGCCCCCGAGCGCCTGGGCGCCGTGATCGCCTCCGGCATCGGCGGCGTCACCACCCTGCTCGACCAGTACGACATCCTGAAGAACCAGGGCGTCCGCAAGGTCTCCCCGCACACCGTCCCGATGCTGATGCCGAACTCCCCGGCCGCCAACGTCGGCCTCGAGGTCGGCGCCCGCGCCGGTGTGCACACCCCCGTCTCCGCCTGCGCCTCCGGCGCCGAGGCGATCGGCTACGCGATCGAGATGATCCGCAGCGGCCGCGCCGACGTCGTGGTGGCCGGCGGCACCGAGGCGGCGATCCACCCGCTGCCGATCGTCGCCTTCTCCAACATGATGGCGATGTCCAAGAACAACGACGAGCCGCAGCGCGCCTCCCGCCCGTACGACAAGGGCCGTGACGGCTTCGTGCTCGGCGAGGGCGCGGGCGTGGTCGTGCTGGAGTCCGCGGAGCACGCCGCGGCGCGCGGTGCCCGGGTCTACTGCGAGGCCGTGGGCCAGGGCCTGTCCTCGGACGCCCACCACATCGCCCAGCCCGAGCCCACCGGCGCCGGGGTGGCCCGCGCGATCGCCGACCTGTTCGAGCACAACGACCTGGAGCGGTCGGAGGTCGTGCACGTCAACGCGCACGCCACCTCGACCCCGCAGGGCGACACCGCCGAGGTCAAGGCCCTCCGCAAGGAGCTGGGCGAGTACCTGGACCAGGTCGCCATCTCCGCCACCAAGTCGATGACCGGTCACCTGCTGGGCGGCGCCGGCGGCATCGAGACGGTCGCGACCGTCCTGGCGCTGCACCACCGCCTCGCCCCGCCGACCATCAACGTCGACTCCCTGGACGACGAGATCGACGCCGACATCGTCCGCGGCGAGCCCCGCAAGCTCCCCGAGGGCCGCATCGCCGCCCTCAACAACTCCTTCGGCTTCGGCGGCCACAACGTCGTCCTGGCCTTCCGCACGGTCTGA
- a CDS encoding MarR family winged helix-turn-helix transcriptional regulator encodes MEKQQPTDEITREVVDLMASLVALFHREYEEAAAARSLTGAQAKVLALLRRGPMPMRHIAQTLSCEPSNITGIVDRLEGRGFVTREADPQDRRVKLVAATASGESASAELRESLNFAREPLAALDADERAQLRDLLRRMLEGAEPPTV; translated from the coding sequence ATGGAGAAGCAGCAGCCCACGGACGAGATCACCCGCGAGGTCGTCGACCTGATGGCGAGCCTGGTCGCGCTCTTCCACCGCGAGTACGAGGAGGCGGCCGCCGCCCGCTCGCTCACCGGGGCCCAGGCCAAGGTGCTGGCGCTGCTGCGGCGCGGCCCGATGCCGATGCGGCACATCGCCCAGACGCTGAGCTGCGAGCCCTCCAACATCACCGGCATCGTGGACCGGCTGGAGGGCCGCGGCTTCGTGACCCGCGAGGCCGACCCGCAGGACCGCCGGGTCAAGCTGGTCGCGGCCACCGCCTCCGGCGAGAGTGCCTCGGCGGAGCTGCGCGAGTCGCTGAACTTCGCCCGCGAGCCGCTGGCCGCCCTGGACGCCGACGAGCGCGCCCAGCTGCGCGACCTGCTGCGCCGGATGCTCGAAGGCGCCGAACCGCCCACCGTCTGA
- a CDS encoding DUF3145 domain-containing protein yields MTTRGVLYVHSAPRALCPHVEWAVGGVLGVRVSLDWIRQPAAAGHWRVELSWQGEPGTASRLASALRGWQLLRYEVTSEPCATAEGERYSSTPTLGIFHAVTGIHGDILIPEDRLRAVLLRAKTEGSDLEAELARLLGKPWDDELEPFRYAGEGAPVRWLHQVV; encoded by the coding sequence GTGACGACACGTGGAGTCCTGTACGTCCACTCCGCTCCCCGCGCGCTGTGCCCGCACGTCGAGTGGGCGGTCGGAGGCGTGCTCGGCGTGCGGGTCAGCCTCGACTGGATCCGCCAGCCGGCCGCGGCCGGCCACTGGCGGGTCGAGCTGTCCTGGCAGGGCGAGCCCGGCACCGCCTCGCGGCTCGCCTCCGCCCTGCGCGGGTGGCAGCTGCTGCGGTACGAGGTCACCAGCGAGCCCTGCGCCACGGCGGAGGGCGAGCGGTACAGCTCGACGCCCACCCTCGGCATCTTCCACGCCGTCACCGGGATCCACGGGGACATCCTGATCCCGGAGGACCGGCTGCGGGCCGTGCTGCTGCGGGCCAAGACGGAGGGCAGCGACCTGGAGGCCGAGCTGGCGCGGCTGCTCGGGAAGCCCTGGGACGACGAGCTGGAGCCGTTCCGGTACGCCGGCGAGGGGGCACCGGTGAGGTGGCTGCACCAGGTGGTGTGA
- a CDS encoding class F sortase translates to MGNQEGGGTPADGSMKLFRWAMAAAVAGLVLIYQSVDETPVTPATAAVAPVQESPSPSASPAGSPTASPTPRPTAVKATGPAMFRSKPVSLRIPQLFVDAPFTELGLKPDGTLETPPVDNRNLVGWYRGGASPGERGSAVVAGHVDTTTGPAVFLMLHVLLPGSTVEVVREDRTVAVFVVDAVKTYKKSEFPDKEVYGDTGSAQLRLITCGGAYDRASKDYTDNVVVFAHLKTARRL, encoded by the coding sequence ATGGGCAATCAGGAAGGCGGCGGCACCCCCGCCGACGGCAGTATGAAGCTGTTCCGCTGGGCGATGGCGGCGGCGGTGGCCGGGCTGGTGCTGATCTACCAGTCGGTGGACGAGACCCCGGTCACCCCGGCCACGGCCGCGGTGGCCCCGGTGCAGGAGTCCCCGTCGCCGTCCGCTTCGCCGGCCGGGTCGCCGACCGCCTCGCCGACGCCGCGGCCCACCGCCGTCAAGGCCACCGGCCCGGCGATGTTCCGGTCCAAGCCGGTCTCCCTGCGGATCCCGCAGCTCTTCGTGGACGCGCCCTTCACCGAACTCGGGCTGAAGCCGGACGGCACCCTGGAGACCCCTCCGGTGGACAACCGCAACCTGGTCGGCTGGTACCGCGGCGGCGCCTCGCCCGGTGAGCGCGGCAGCGCCGTGGTGGCCGGGCACGTGGACACCACCACCGGGCCGGCCGTGTTCCTGATGCTCCACGTCCTGCTGCCCGGCAGCACGGTGGAGGTGGTCCGCGAGGACCGGACGGTGGCGGTGTTCGTGGTGGACGCGGTGAAGACGTACAAGAAGTCGGAGTTCCCCGACAAGGAGGTCTACGGGGACACCGGGTCGGCCCAGCTGCGGCTGATCACCTGCGGGGGCGCGTACGACCGGGCGTCGAAGGACTACACCGACAACGTGGTGGTCTTCGCCCACCTGAAGACCGCGCGGCGGCTCTGA
- a CDS encoding 1-aminocyclopropane-1-carboxylate deaminase/D-cysteine desulfhydrase: MLAPARLPTPLTRLLDPVFERAGVRLRLKRDDLAHPLVPGNKWRKLAPNLELARAEGHTRLLTFGGAYSTHVRAVAAAAHALGLGSTGVIRGEELADAPRNRSLRAAEEYGMELEFVPRSAYRSLVTGDHGDLVARWGRCLVLPEGGSNASAVRGAAAIPAELPDLGARDLVCCPVGTGGTLAGIAAGLPSGARALGVAVLRGEGYLEREVTALHRAAYGREFANWRIDHGHHGGGYGRVPAALEEFAAAFERRHGIGIERRYVAKTLLAVYDLAEAGELAPGTRVTVVVTGLPDGTG, encoded by the coding sequence ATGCTCGCGCCCGCCCGACTGCCCACCCCGCTCACCAGACTCCTCGACCCGGTGTTCGAGCGGGCCGGGGTGCGGCTGCGGCTGAAGCGGGACGACCTGGCGCACCCGCTCGTCCCCGGCAACAAGTGGCGCAAGCTCGCCCCGAACCTGGAACTGGCCCGGGCCGAGGGCCACACCCGGCTGCTGACCTTCGGCGGCGCCTACTCCACCCACGTCCGGGCGGTGGCCGCCGCCGCGCACGCGCTCGGGCTGGGCAGCACCGGGGTGATCCGCGGCGAGGAGCTGGCCGACGCGCCGCGGAACCGGTCGCTGCGGGCCGCGGAGGAGTACGGGATGGAGCTGGAGTTCGTCCCGCGGTCCGCCTACCGCTCCCTGGTGACCGGCGACCACGGCGACCTGGTCGCCCGCTGGGGGCGCTGCCTGGTGCTGCCCGAGGGCGGCTCCAACGCGTCGGCGGTGCGGGGCGCGGCGGCGATCCCGGCCGAGCTGCCGGACCTCGGCGCCCGGGACCTGGTCTGCTGCCCGGTCGGGACGGGCGGCACGCTGGCCGGAATCGCGGCCGGGCTGCCCTCCGGGGCGCGGGCGCTCGGGGTGGCCGTCCTGCGCGGCGAGGGTTACCTGGAGCGGGAGGTGACCGCGCTCCACCGGGCCGCGTACGGGCGGGAGTTCGCCAACTGGCGGATCGACCACGGGCACCACGGCGGCGGCTACGGGCGGGTCCCGGCCGCGCTGGAGGAGTTCGCGGCGGCCTTCGAGCGGCGGCACGGCATCGGGATCGAGCGCCGGTACGTGGCCAAGACCCTGCTGGCCGTGTACGACCTGGCCGAGGCGGGGGAGCTGGCCCCCGGCACCCGGGTGACCGTGGTGGTCACCGGGCTGCCGGACGGGACCGGCTGA